From Brassica oleracea var. oleracea cultivar TO1000 chromosome C3, BOL, whole genome shotgun sequence, a single genomic window includes:
- the LOC106335544 gene encoding myb-related protein 3R-1-like → MESECATTPPPDGLTEGNPSKSRQGRTSGPTRRSTRGQWTAEEDEILKKAVHNFKGKNWKKIAEYFKDRTDVQCLHRWQKVLNPELVKGPWTKEEDDMIVQLIQKYGPKKWSTIARYLPGRIGKQCRERWHNHLNPAINKEAWTQEEELVLIRAHQVYGNRWAELTKFLPGRSDNGIKNHWHSSVKKKLDSYMSSGLLDQYQAMPLAPYERSSTLQSIDGNGCVSGQAGKEVENCQISTLASCSISAMDYQNGMINMEHHFHPCGNSHKNEYYYPELEDISVSISELSYEMEDCSQFPDHNVSSQDCHFDFQELSDISLEMRHSMSELPMPYAKESKEASLGGPNSTSNTDVATYTNTANVSETECCRVLFVDQESEGLSVSRSSTQEPNEVSSTKSPMQTSSSKSIATAASGKETLRPAPLIISPDKYSKKSSGLICHPFEAEPNSRTNENGGFICIDGPSSAPNNSSEEDQSYHLNDSKKLVPVNDFTSLTEVKPHSLPKHEPMEQHHEDTEASSSSLSFPSLDLPVFNSDLLQSKNDPLHDYSPLGIRKLLMSTMTCMSPLRLWESPTGKKTLVGAKSILRKRTRDLLTPLSEKRSDKKLEIDIAASLSKDFSRLDVMFDEIESREDSMSLEKPEQSCLDASVKEKGVENVESLSGVLSENNNTNKQVLSPPSQSVTKTEKAQVSTPRNHLHSSASLCLVINSPSRARNTEGHHVDNETRNENFSIFCGTPFRRGLESPSAWKSPFYVNSLLHSPRFDTDITIEDMGYIFSPGERSYGSIGLMTQRNELTSAFAAFDAMEVSLSASNYDDARKMKELDKENNDPLLAERRVLDFNDCESPTKVTEEASSSYLLKGCR, encoded by the exons ATGGAAAGTGAGTGTGCAACAACTCCTCCTCCTGATGGGCTTACTGAAGGGAACCCCTCGAAATCACGTCAAGG GAGGACTAGTGGCCCAACTAGACGTTCTACTCGAGGTCAATGGACGGCTGAAGAG GATGAGATTTTGAAAAAGGCTGTCCACAATTTTAAAGGCAAAAACTGGAAGAAGATAG CTGAATATTTCAAGGATCGAACTGATGTCCAATGCCTCCACAGGTGGCAGAAGGTCCTTAATCCTGAACTTGTTAAAGGGCCGTGGACAAAGGAG GAAGATGATATGATTGTTCAGTTAATCCAAAAATATGGGCCGAAGAAGTGGTCCACTATTGCTCGGTATTTACCTGGCCGTATTGGAAAGCAATGTAGAGAGAG GTGGCATAATCATCTCAATCCTGCCATAAACAAGGAAGCTTGGACTCAAGAAGAAGAGCTGGTTCTGATTCGTGCTCATCAAGTCTACGGTAATAGATGGGCAGAGTTAACAAAGTTCTTGCCTGGAAG GTCTGACAATGGAATCAAAAACCACTGGCACAGTTCAGTTAAGAAGAAACTAGATTCCTATATGTCCTCTGGCCTTTTGGATCAGTACCAAGCCATGCCTCTAGCTCCTTACGAGAGAAGCTCCACGTTACAATCTATAGATGGTAATGGCTGCGTAAGTGGACAGGCGGGGAAAGAAGTAGAAAACTGTCAGATTTCAACCCTGGCTAGCTGCTCCATATCTGCAATGGATTATCAGAATGGAATGATAAACATGGAGCATCACTTTCACCCCTGTGGAAACTCTCACAAGAATGAGTATTATTATCCGGAACTGGAAGATATCTCGGTCTCCATCTCAGAACTCTCTTATGAAATGGAGGACTGTTCACAGTTCCCTGATCATAATGTCTCTAGCCAGGATTGCCATTTTGATTTTCAGGAGCTGTCGGATATTTCACTTGAGATGAGACATAGTATGTCAGAGTTACCAATGCCATACGCCAAGGAGAGCAAGGAAGCTTCTCTGGGAGGTCCAAACTCCACATCAAATACAGATGTGGCTACTTACACCAACACAGCAAACGTTTCTGAAACAGAATGTTGCAGGGTTCTTTTCGTTGATCAAGAGAGTGAAGGGCTCAGTGTTTCTAGATCTTCTACTCAAGAACCAAACGAGGTTTCTTCAACAAAATCTCCTATGCAGACCTCTTCTTCAAAGTCTATTGCAACAGCTGCTTCAGGCAAAGAAACTCTCCGGCCGGCTCCTTTGATCATATCACCTGATAAGTATTCCAAGAAGTCATCTGGATTGATATGTCATCCTTTTGAGGCAGAACCAAACTCCAGGACAAATGAAAATGGTGGCTTCATATGCATTGATGGTCCATCATCAGCGCCTAATAACTCCAGCGAAGAAGATCAATCATATCATTTGAATGATTCCAAGAAGTTGGTTCCAGTGAACGACTTTACTTCTCTAACAGAAGTTAAGCCACACTCTCTTCCTAAGCATGAGCCAATGGAGCAGCATCATGAGGATACGGAAGCATCATCATCAAGTCTCTCTTTTCCAAGCTTGGACCTACCTGTCTTCAACAGCGATCTCTTACAGTCCAAAAACGATCCGTTGCACGACTATAGCCCTCTTGGCATACGCAAGCTGCTGATGTCCACCATGACGTGCATGAGTCCCCTTCGGCTGTGGGAATCTCCCACTGGTAAAAAGACGTTGGTCGGTGCGAAGTCAATCCTGAGGAAACGCACACGTGATCTCCTGACGCCGCTGTCTGAGAAGAGAAGTGATAAAAAGCTTGAGATTGATATAGCAGCCAGTCTTTCAAAAGATTTTTCACGTCTGGATGTGATGTTTGATGAGATTGAGAGTCGAGAAGATTCAATGTCTCTTGAAAAACCAGAGCAATCTTGCTTGGATGCAAGTGTCAAGGAGAAGGGTGTTGAAAAT GTCGAAAGTTTATCTGGTGTTCTTTCTGAGAACAATAATACCAACAAGCAAGTACTGTCTCCTCCTTCTCAATCAGTAACCAAAACAGAGAAAGCACAGGTTTCAACACCAAGAAATCATTTACATTCTTCTGCAAGTCTTTGTTTGGTAATAAATTCGCCTTCTCGCGCGAGAAACACCGAGGGTCATCATGTTGACAACGAGACACGCAATGAGAATTTCAGCAT TTTCTGTGGAACTCCATTCAGGAGAGGTCTTGAATCTCCCTCGGCGTGGAAATCACCGTTTTACGTAAACTCTCTCTTGCACAGCCCAAGGTTTGACACAGATATAACTATCGAG GACATGGGCTACATTTTCAGCCCTGGGGAGAGAAGCTACGGGAGCATAGGACTTATGACACAGAGAAATGAGCTTACGAGTGCGTTTGCAGCATTCGATGCCATGGAGGTCTCACTTTCAGCAAGTAACTATGATGATGCAAGGAAGATGAAGGAATTGGATAAAGAGAATAATGATCCTCTTCTC GCGGAGCGTCGAGTGCTGGACTTCAACGATTGCGAGTCTCCCACCAAAGTAACAGAAGAAGCCTCATCCTCTTACCTCTTGAAAGGATGTAGGTAA
- the LOC106335545 gene encoding aspartate aminotransferase 3, chloroplastic produces MKTNDFSSSSSPSDRRIGALLRHLTAGTDADRVSSVFASPTSGGAGGSVFAHLVQAPEDAILGVTIAYNKDPSPIKLNLGVGAYRTEEGKPLVLNVVRKAEQQLINDRSRIKEYLPIVGLVEFNKLSAKLILGADSPAIRENRVTTVECLSGTGSLRVGGEFLARHYHQKTIYIPQPTWGNHPKIFTLAGLSVKTYRYYDPSTRGLNFQGLLEDLGAAPQGSIVLLHACAHNPTGVDPTLEQWEQIRKLMRSKGLMPFFDSAYQGFASGSLDTDAKPIRMFVADGGELLVAQSYAKNMGLYGERVGALSIVCKAADVAGRVESQLKLVIRPMYSNPPIHGASIVAVILRDRNLFNEWTLELKAMADRIISMRKQLFEALRARGTPGDWTHIIKQIGMFTFTGLNPAQVSYMTKEYHIYMTSDGRISMAGLSSKTVPHLADAIHAVVTKAL; encoded by the exons ATGAAAACTAACGACTTCTCTTCATCGTCGTCGCCGAGCGATCGCAGGATCGGCGCTCTCCTCCGTCACCTCACCGCCGGGACAGATGCGGATCGCGTGAGCTCCGTTTTCGCCTCGCCTACGTCGGGAGGCGCGGGAGGTTCTGTTTTCGCTCATCTTGTTCAAGCTCCCGAGGATGCTATTCTCGGG GTGACAATTGCATATAACAAAGACCCTAGCCCAATCAAGCTGAATTTGGGAGTTGGTGCTTACCGAACTGAG GAGGGGAAACCTTTGGTTCTTAATGTTGTGAGGAAAGCTGAGCAGCAGCTTATCAATGACAG GTCACGGATCAAGGAGTATCTTCCCATTGTTGGATTGGTTGAGTTCAACAAGTTAAGCGCTAAGCTCATATTAGGCGCTGACAG TCCTGCTATTCGGGAGAATCGGGTTACAACCGTGGAGTGTTTGTCTGGTACTGGTTCCCTGAGAGTTGGAGGGGAGTTTTTGGCCAGGCATTATCATCAG AAAACAATTTATATTCCTCAGCCAACATGGGGAAACCATCCGAAAATTTTCACCCTTGCTGGTTTGTCAGTGAAAACTTACCGCTACTATGATCCATCAACACGTGGGTTGAACTTTCAAG GTTTATTAGAAGACCTTGGTGCTGCTCCACAGGGTTCGATAGTGCTTCTCCATGCCTGTGCTCATAACCCAACTGGTGTTGATCCAACCCTTGAACAATGGGAGCAAATCAGAAAGTTGATGCGTTCCAAAGGATTGATGCCATTCTTTGATAGTGCTTATCAG GGCTTTGCGAGTGGAAGTCTGGATACAGATGCGAAACCAATTAGGATGTTTGTTGCTGATGGAGGAGAATTGCTCGTTGCTCAGAGTTATGCAAAGAACATGGGACTCTATGGAGAACGTGTTGGAGCTCTCAGCATT GTATGCAAAGCAGCAGATGTAGCGGGAAGAGTTGAGAGCCAACTGAAACTTGTAATAAGGCCAATGTACTCAAACCCTCCGATCCATGGTGCATCCATCGTTGCTGTAATCCTCCGTGACAGGAACTTGTTCAACGAATGGACTCTGGAACTGAAAGCCATGGCTGATCGTATCATCAGCATGAGGAAACAGCTTTTCGAGGCATTACGTGCTCGAG GCACGCCTGGAGACTGGACTCACATCATCAAACAGATCGGTATGTTTACCTTCACAGGGCTAAACCCAGCTCAAGTCTCCTACATGACTAAAGAGTACCACATCTACATGACATCCGACGGGAGGATAAGTATGGCTGGTCTGAGCTCGAAGACTGTACCGCACCTTGCAGACGCTATCCATGCCGTTGTCACCAAAGCCCTCTGA